A genomic segment from Peribacillus sp. ACCC06369 encodes:
- a CDS encoding AI-2E family transporter: MFKTKLHFWTLELLLLSLLFYVGTKISFLFEPIVIFTSTLFFPILISGFLYFLFNPTVDFLVKRKVPRGLAILLLYVFFLGLISLLVGLVGPSLSKQVTDLLNNLPDYFNQVRKFIEDSAESKWFLWTMEQDYVSLKEVGDSLQKYLTDLPSNITNSLSSVFSVVTNITLVVVTVPFILFYMLKDGDKLPSAIMKFVPVRYRKPALTVLQETGGTLTTYIQGQMLVCMFVGIGTFIGYLIIGLPYAFLFALIGAVTNIIPYVGPFIGAAPAVIVALIHSPTEALLVILVVTVIQQLDGNFISPLVIGKKLNTHPLTIIILLLVAGNIAGIIGMILAVPTYSVVKTIVLNIVKFIRIRKEEKLEEDILE; the protein is encoded by the coding sequence TTGTTCAAGACAAAACTGCATTTTTGGACGTTAGAGTTATTACTATTGTCTTTACTTTTTTATGTTGGTACAAAGATTTCTTTTCTTTTTGAACCAATAGTTATTTTTACATCTACATTGTTCTTTCCGATCTTGATTTCAGGTTTTCTCTACTTTTTGTTCAACCCCACTGTTGATTTCCTGGTAAAAAGAAAAGTACCAAGGGGATTGGCGATATTACTGCTTTATGTGTTTTTCCTGGGATTGATTAGTTTGTTGGTCGGTCTGGTAGGCCCGTCACTTTCAAAACAGGTTACGGATTTACTCAATAACCTCCCTGATTATTTCAATCAAGTAAGGAAGTTCATTGAAGATTCAGCTGAGTCAAAATGGTTTTTGTGGACCATGGAACAAGATTATGTTTCCTTGAAAGAAGTGGGAGACTCGCTTCAGAAATATTTGACTGATTTACCTAGTAATATAACGAACAGTTTATCTTCTGTTTTCAGCGTAGTGACGAATATTACATTAGTGGTCGTAACGGTTCCTTTCATCCTATTCTATATGTTGAAGGATGGGGATAAGCTACCGAGCGCCATCATGAAATTCGTACCGGTTCGCTATAGAAAACCAGCTTTGACAGTACTTCAGGAAACTGGTGGGACGCTTACTACATACATACAAGGACAGATGCTTGTTTGTATGTTTGTCGGGATTGGAACGTTCATCGGATATCTAATCATTGGTTTGCCTTACGCGTTCTTATTTGCGCTGATTGGTGCTGTGACCAATATCATTCCATATGTAGGCCCGTTTATCGGAGCGGCTCCTGCGGTCATTGTGGCATTGATTCATTCACCGACCGAAGCGCTATTGGTCATTCTTGTTGTAACGGTCATCCAGCAACTTGATGGTAATTTCATTTCACCGTTAGTCATCGGGAAAAAATTGAACACACATCCGCTTACCATCATCATCCTATTGCTCGTCGCGGGAAACATTGCCGGTATCATCGGTATGATTTTGGCCGTTCCAACTTATTCCGTTGTTAAAACGATTGTATTGAATATCGTAAAATTCATCAGGATCCGGAAAGAGGAAAAGCTTGAAGAAGATATATTGGAATGA
- a CDS encoding NAD-dependent succinate-semialdehyde dehydrogenase → MKDYGLFINGEWSDYGLDKIEVKNPATDEIVATVPKGGATEAAKAADAAYEAFTDWAALSVYERAELIWKWHRLIDDNKEELAKIMTEEQGKPFKEALGEMTYANGFLSWFAEEGKRVYGETIPASVSNKRLFVTKQPVGVVAVITPWNFPAAMITRKVAPALAVGCTVVIKPANLTPITALKMAELAEEAGIPKGVINVVTGKSSEIGETWLQDTRVRKLTFTGSTEVGKTLMRGSADTVKKISLELGGHAPAIVLEDADLNKAVDGIISSKFRNAGQTCVCSNRIYVHETIQEAFIEKLVAKVKELKVGNGMEDGVDIGPLIDQDAVDKVQKQIDEAISSGAKLEAGGKSLGGLFLEPTVLSNIDDSMLCMKEETFGPLAPITSFKTDEEAIKRANDSIFGLAAYVFTENITKGIKFTEALEFGIVGLNDGLPSVPQAPFGGFKQSGLGREGGHQGIEEFLEVKYISLGL, encoded by the coding sequence ATGAAAGATTACGGATTATTTATTAACGGTGAGTGGTCGGATTATGGATTGGATAAAATTGAAGTGAAAAACCCGGCAACGGATGAAATAGTTGCAACCGTTCCTAAAGGCGGTGCAACTGAAGCAGCAAAGGCAGCAGATGCTGCTTATGAGGCCTTCACGGATTGGGCAGCACTCTCAGTCTACGAACGTGCTGAACTAATTTGGAAATGGCATCGATTGATTGATGATAATAAAGAAGAACTAGCCAAAATCATGACTGAAGAACAAGGCAAGCCCTTTAAAGAGGCACTTGGTGAAATGACATATGCAAATGGCTTTTTATCTTGGTTTGCCGAAGAAGGAAAACGGGTGTACGGAGAAACGATTCCCGCTTCCGTGTCCAATAAGCGGCTTTTCGTGACTAAACAGCCTGTCGGAGTTGTAGCTGTCATTACGCCTTGGAACTTTCCAGCAGCCATGATTACTAGAAAAGTGGCACCAGCCCTTGCCGTCGGCTGTACAGTCGTCATTAAACCCGCAAACCTGACTCCCATAACAGCGCTAAAAATGGCTGAATTAGCGGAAGAAGCTGGCATTCCGAAAGGAGTCATCAATGTCGTGACAGGAAAATCATCAGAAATCGGTGAAACTTGGCTTCAGGATACAAGGGTCCGTAAATTGACGTTCACCGGTTCTACAGAAGTCGGTAAAACCCTAATGAGGGGCTCAGCTGACACGGTTAAGAAAATTTCTCTTGAACTCGGAGGTCACGCACCCGCAATCGTTCTTGAAGATGCCGACCTTAATAAAGCGGTTGATGGCATCATCAGTTCAAAATTCCGTAACGCTGGACAAACATGCGTCTGCTCAAATCGCATATATGTCCACGAAACCATTCAAGAAGCCTTTATCGAAAAGCTCGTAGCCAAGGTCAAAGAACTAAAAGTAGGAAACGGAATGGAAGATGGCGTCGATATCGGTCCGCTTATAGATCAAGATGCAGTGGATAAAGTTCAAAAACAAATTGATGAAGCAATTAGCAGCGGAGCTAAGCTCGAAGCTGGCGGAAAATCGCTCGGCGGCCTTTTTCTTGAACCAACCGTACTGTCCAACATTGACGACAGCATGCTCTGCATGAAGGAAGAAACATTTGGTCCACTAGCTCCAATTACCTCATTTAAGACTGATGAAGAGGCAATCAAAAGGGCAAATGACTCCATCTTTGGTTTGGCAGCTTACGTCTTCACTGAAAATATCACCAAAGGCATCAAATTCACCGAGGCACTTGAATTCGGTATTGTAGGCTTGAACGACGGGCTTCCTTCCGTGCCACAAGCTCCATTTGGCGGATTCAAGCAAAGCGGACTTGGACGTGAAGGCGGACACCAAGGCATCGAAGAATTCCTGGAAGTTAAATATATTTCCTTGGGTTTGTAA